The genomic DNA agggtagaggtagggtaggagtggggtaggggtggggtaggggttggggtagggtaggggtagggtaggggtagggtagggcaggggtagggcaggggtagggtaggggtagggcaggggtagggtaggggtagaggtaaagaagggtagagtagggatagagaataagtgcacttatgtcacaacgaagcttgaccgggtccgctagtatgatagatactatagatacctactacaaaccaccgcaaaaaacaatcaccaaacaaaacaatgccaacagaaaacagataaataatatgcacaaaataaccaaatattatcaaatttacgtttatttcggactattaatatacctaatgccaatttataagatatatacaaatgggttgacaagtctttccctccgtttatccaccggggatattatatccaccggcgtgcccatgcgcggtgagtggataaaacgagtgtgggggataaacgttttatcctctccccgtggataaatttctcccttgcccgtgctagccctgctggaAGGTAAGATGAACTGAGAAGAGCTGCCAACAAACTCAACAGTGGCTTTTtgtaattaatcattatttagGTACCATATTATTAATTGTCGCTTACAAATAACTCGTAAATTAATTGTTGTAAACGtagttagttttattttcaaataagtgattttcatgtaattcttttgagaaaataatgatttttaaccaGAAGTAGATAATTCAAGTGATTTTGGTTCACCATTGCATTATTAAATGTGCTCAAAGTTTAGCTAAATCAAATttgaatatataatttatatcagTTGAAAATTTGAGAAAACAAGTTTAATAATACACATTTCATACGACTTTTCTAACAAAGAAGTAGTACCTATTGACTACATCAAGGTCATCGGATTACTCTCTTATTCAGTGACAAAACATACCAACCGAAAGTGACGtgatcaatataaattataaatagtataaaCTACTTTCTGCGTTACAAGAACATCCTCGGACTGCGACCACTGCACCTGCACGTTTGATATTTTAAAGTTCCTCAAAATCGTCACGAGCGACGCGACGTTAGGTCGTGACTAGCGGATGACGCGGCCTATCAAAACGTCAAAATGTACGCCGCTCGACATGAGAATGTATCTGCTACTAGTAATAGCTTAAGGCTTATTAACATTAACACTTCGCTCTCGGTTTACCTAATCTGCTCAGTCGAATTAAATGCAATTTGAAAATTATGCCGCGGGCAGTTCATCTCCTCCCAAATAAAAATCCGGGTGGGGGTACGGGTCTCGAGGctatgcctccttgcccgggtgaGGCGCGGGGGATCAGGTTCCCCCGTCATGCTCTTCCAGCCACTTTCGGGGCTGCCTTTCGGCCTAGGGGTAAAGGTAGATGTCGATCCATGTGCCCGGCGCGGAATGCAATTACTATTTGGCGGTTTCAAATCCGGCAGAGAGCCCGGGCTGCGCTGGGCCAATGTTGGGGCACATTAAATTAAGAATTACCTAATTATCGGTTTGGGATTCAATGCTAGAATCTTATTATTGACTTTATTTAAAACTCTAGGTCAAGTTTTACAAAATCAAGACTGAATAaccctataataaaataataatatgtatcttGCAAAatgttacttaaatattttatttagaaaacttgtCTTTATTAGCAACACCTACAAAGTGTAAAGTGACCATTAGTCGAACATAAATATTCTAATCTATCGTTGTTATAATTTGGCCTGACGGATGATGATTGAAATTTATTTGATGATAAAGTTCATACCGACGACACACTAgagtaaattaagtaaattaaatatgttcGCTTCTAAATTTTATCCAATCATAAAATTCAGGTAATTGTAGACTGCTatgcaatatattatattgcaatatttttatatttaaatgcttTTGTCCTCAAAggtcgtattttaaaatttaactttgttcgTAACTATATTTTACTACGCAATAGAGTAAAACAAATGAAGTAGTCTATTTAGAAGAAGGTGCACTTTGCTTGTGACCTCAGATATCGAAATGTGTAGGTGATTATAACTAAGTGCAATTTCATGCAACAATTTGTATCTCTAATCTCCTATCCTTAAATAGAATACAGAATACAGAAGCTGTCGCCCTGTAATGTAACATCTCCAAACAAGTCTATACAAGGTCGTCCTGTAGTTTTGAAGATGGATTACATACCGACTATTTGATTAGGTCACTATTATTTAGACTCCATTAGGTGAAACTTTTATGAAATTGAATTCTAATTGAAAGACATTTGAactgatttttatatttgtcgatgAATTAGGACGAGATCGCATTACACATTACGATACTAtgttataaagaaaatacattttaatttgagTACGAAGATAGAACTGTTCTATTCGCGTATCGAAGCGACCTACACGATAAAGTCGAACATTGCTTGTAGTGAACGTGAGCAAAACACTGAGGAGTCTTTGTTCCGATCATTGCAACAACCGAATAGTTTCAGCCGCCCACTACCGACGCCTGTGCCGAGACGTTCCCTGCACATACCGACCCTTAAAAGGAATTCACACTGACGACCTTGAACAGTTCAAGGCGTTTCTAATACTTCggttgaaattaaatatgatttgACATTCTATTGTGTTTTACCTTTGGCATGACCAAATCtacataaagtatatttttatagttaaagTTGACGCAACAAGCAGATGGTTCATTTGATGAAAAGTGGTAAGCCTACCCAATTAAAAGAGACATGCCAAGTTCGGCCCaggctttatgttctgtggtgaGTGCTCGAGAAACTCGTTAGCCGGTAGGGCTTCTAGCTATGACGCCGTGGGTTCAGTTTACTTGAGGAAGTCGGTGATGCTACGCTAATACTTCGAAAAGAAGGTACCTATAGGttattgtcattattattagcatCTAATACGATCGTTACAAAGGCCGTACTAATTCTATTTCATTTTAGTGTTCGCTTTAAGGCATAAGATCGTCCAGTTATCCCGATCATAGGCATTTCAACAACCACTCTAAAGACGGAGGCCTTTAACTAACTATTAAATTAGGCTGATATGGATGACAATTTCCTCAGTCGGGGGGATCTCTAGGAGTCGTCCTCCACGCGAGAGCCTCACCATCGTCGAAGATGCCGGCGGCCTCGTCCCTCGCGTTCTCCTGCAGAGCCTTGGCGATGGCCTCGGGCACGGGCGGCGGCGTGGGCAGGTGCGCGCCCACGGGCTGGAAGCCGTTGACGTCGGCGGTGTACCGCACCGAGTACAGCTGGCCGTCGTCGCCCGTGTACGAGTAGCCGCCCGCCGCCTGGATGCCGTTGGCTTCCCGCCCCGTCTCCTCCGCCTGGATGCCTGCGGGTACACGCCAGTTACTTATCTGTGCTGCTGTTTATAGTAGTAGTTGTAGTAGTTCACAGTAATTGCTGTCACCAACACCAACATTTAGAATCATACAAATCAACTGTTATTAATGTAAGCAATAAGAGCATCATTCTGAGCAATGACCGACATACCACGACATACCACGACATACCTTCCGTAAATATTTATACTCGATGAAAACAATATTGAACTTGACTAAACAGATCCAATGATGCTATCgacaaaaacaattacaataaatatcaaGACTCACGAATAACGAAATCACATTCCAATTATTATCTTCTTTATGAGCATTTTATCGATCACTAACcttgtttttattaagttttgcaTTACTTTTAATACGCGGCTTGTATTAAGAATTGGTATAGTTCACTCGAACTTAATATTGTTGAATGATAATGGTAAAAAATAAgcacttttttataattaatagcaatttttaaaatttttttacacgctttatattagctttcgttgtaagtatgtatgtaagaaactcttggaatcttaatttgacccacttcccgataTTCGATTAGGATagaattttgcacacgctctgaattctgaTCACAATACGTGACTAGataagaaacgtcattaaaaattcaatatgtCAATGGTCACGTgattcaatatttgtaatttttagtgcgtgataaaagcgtgtttttttagttttttaaactatataaagttatttatttaaaagttaataatcGGACATAATATGAACTCGGCTGCATTGACTTTAGCAGCCTCGTGTCCACTGCACATTGTCCTGTCAACGGTTTCGTACCGTGTCTCCTCGTCCTGAGTCTGACGAGTGTCAGTGTCAGTGtcagtgacagtgacagtgcGCAGTTGCAGTGGTAAGTGCGTGTAGTAACGTGCACAATCCACATCGTTGTCAATTAGGCGCTTCACGAGCTCCTTACAAAGTCATGTGAGTCTGTTTGTAGGAGACGAACACCGCCGTGGAGACAGATGCTGCCGATAGCTCAGCACTTCTgttcaaatatgtatttttcgATTCAAGTAGTCATTGCTGTAGTGAATTATGTTTTTGTCCTGCGTTCCATATTTAGttcaggttatttttttttattggttcagAACTGATCGTCGTAGGTCACGGCGGCGCTCGGTCCTGACGAGGATCACACattccatccatccatcatGTTGTGTTTTAGGACTCAATTGATTACAATAATccttatgatttaattttttattgtgtttttcttttaaataataaccaaAACCACCTGTCTAAGGTATTATTGGATGGGCAGAATTTTtcttactacattttttttaaattatagtccCAACTGACGATAATTCGATTTAGCTAGATTTAGTTTTGCTCCTGCAAACTAAACTTCATGAAAACCGTTGAAGCTGTTTCAGACTATATAATAGGTACACAAGAATTTTTCGTTTAAAGAttttagatagatatatagactAAATTATGTTAAGAGCGCCTACAACAGAGCACCTCGACACCTCTGACGTGTCGCCTGCGCCGTGTGCTCTGTGGTGCGCACGCTGCGCTGCGATGAGCGGCGACCACTCACCGTTCTCCGTGTCGTACGCCCAGTGGTAGCCGAGCTCGTTCTGGTCCGACACCGAGCGCAGCACGGCGGCGCTGCGGTccagcgcggcgcgcgcgcgtgcGGGTTGGTACGCGAGGCCCGCGAGCGGCGGCACGTAGCCGGgcagcgcgcccgccgccgccgcgctcaCGAGGGCCAGTACGATCATCTGCAAATGTAAAACTACTGTATGTCTGTTTTGTAGCACGCGGACTATGACCATCCGGTCCGCGGTCCATAGGTACTGTACGATTTTGTTGTAGATTTCCGAGCAATGTCAACTCTGTCCGGTGTTTGCTACTCTTGCCCGGCCCGGAATAAAAGTAAGTAGCCGAAAATAACCTGCGTGTGATGAAGATCGGGTAAGCTGATCTTATAAGACATATTACAATGAGAGCTTTGAATAGTTCGCCGTACGAACGGACATTTTAATACGTACAATATCTAAAAAACTTTACTAAATTTTTACTTGCAACACTAATGACCTTCGACCAGTAGATTGATGGTTCTGTCCATCTTCTCTGTCACTAGATACGAACATCTTCCTAAGCCGTATATCACAGGAGCGGCTCTCAGAGAGACCATACAATGACACACCCAGAGCTCGGCTGGCGATAGAGCATCCGCACTCGGCCCTCCCCGGGGACGATGTGATCAAACTGCGGTTGCAGCGTCATCGGAGTTCACAAGTACGTTACACTATCAAAATATTACAGTACTTTGTATTTAACTACCCACGAGAACGACTAAAGTCCCACCGTGTTGTTATCGCTGTCATTATTGAGCAACCAAAACACGCGGTTCTCCTGATGGCAAGTGAATACGGCCAGCCGCCGCCAGCGTACACTGGCAGAGGCACTGCTGATGAGCTGCCCACTAAAACGTTGTAACCAATAAGCACTAATGATGGACGTACCAGTTCCATGTTGCTGCAGGGAGTGAGGATGGCTGAGTGCTGCGGCCGGCGCCGGCGCGGCTTATATACGCCGCTGCAGCAATGCCAAGGCTGAGCAGCATCTCCGCGGATGAGTCGGCCCGGGGCGCACCGGGCGCCGCATGGACACCAAAAGCTGTCTAGACATATATTTATACAAGTCTCTTATAAAAGTCTCAGATACGTACATAGTATTTACATTAGTcactatttttacaaaaaatgtctccttgtaatttttcaagtatttttagatattttttatttagactaCCTAATGATAAGTATTAGATTAACataattttcttataaaaaatcgCCCAATTAATTCACAAAATGACTTGCACTAGTTATAGTAATAgatgtataatcaaaaataatgattgtttattactgtaaaatgtatctTGACACCTTAAAAAActgctttttaaaattattgaacaaaaaaaagatgtacagttaaataaataaaaatatgaaagctTAACTTTTGTCCCTTGAATGCGCTCGGTGTA from Bicyclus anynana chromosome 20, ilBicAnyn1.1, whole genome shotgun sequence includes the following:
- the LOC112050495 gene encoding cuticle protein 3-like, translated to MELMIVLALVSAAAAGALPGYVPPLAGLAYQPARARAALDRSAAVLRSVSDQNELGYHWAYDTENGIQAEETGREANGIQAAGGYSYTGDDGQLYSVRYTADVNGFQPVGAHLPTPPPVPEAIAKALQENARDEAAGIFDDGSYSDGKYESGVFAARAYTTPRQLLAPAPAFRQPYAF